One Nocardia iowensis DNA window includes the following coding sequences:
- a CDS encoding RNB domain-containing ribonuclease, protein MELHQRIVSAPVDFGAIRSEFGLASAYPAEATAEARDASDAFAGDRADRTDIPFVTIDPPGAMDLDQALHLERTGTGFLLHYAIADVGAVIDPDGALAKQSSARGQTFYLPDGTVPLHPPVLSEGTASLLPEQQRPAALWTIELDENAEPQHFSVQRALVRSRARLDYAGVQADADADRLHPSIAALPEFGTRRIEAGLVRGAIGLRLPAQAIVRSGNSDGHWRLIVEPRTAADDWNEQVSLLTGMCAARIMIDAGAPALLRTMPPPAESAIASMRRTAAALGVQWPEEQSVGQMLAGLDPNTPAALVLMSEATSLLRGASYTVLAGDTASVTPESLQHSAIRAPYAHVTAPLRRLTDRFSTEICLARCAGTEVPQWVTEGLAATADTMRRSDAIAGKVERACIDLTESTLLAERAGSEFDAVVVREANSNRPAEIFVADPPVLGPCAGEPPEGATVRVRLLSADPATRKINFAYPV, encoded by the coding sequence GTGGAATTGCATCAACGGATCGTCTCGGCGCCGGTAGATTTCGGCGCCATCCGTTCTGAATTCGGCCTGGCCTCGGCGTATCCCGCCGAGGCCACCGCGGAAGCCCGCGACGCGTCCGACGCGTTCGCGGGCGACCGGGCCGATCGCACCGATATCCCGTTCGTGACGATCGACCCGCCGGGGGCCATGGATCTGGACCAGGCCCTGCATCTCGAGCGCACCGGCACCGGCTTTCTCCTGCATTACGCCATCGCCGATGTCGGTGCCGTGATCGATCCCGACGGCGCGCTGGCCAAGCAGTCGAGCGCCCGGGGGCAAACCTTCTACCTGCCCGACGGCACCGTCCCGCTGCACCCGCCGGTGCTCTCGGAAGGCACCGCGAGCCTGCTGCCCGAACAGCAGCGGCCCGCCGCGCTGTGGACCATCGAGCTCGACGAAAACGCTGAACCCCAACACTTTTCGGTACAGCGGGCGCTGGTCCGTTCGCGGGCCAGGCTCGACTACGCCGGCGTGCAGGCCGACGCCGACGCCGACCGGCTACACCCCTCGATCGCGGCCCTGCCGGAATTCGGTACGCGGCGCATCGAGGCCGGGCTGGTGCGCGGCGCGATCGGGCTGCGGTTGCCCGCGCAAGCCATCGTCCGGTCCGGTAACTCGGATGGTCACTGGCGCCTGATCGTCGAACCACGGACCGCGGCGGACGACTGGAACGAGCAGGTCTCGCTGCTGACCGGGATGTGCGCGGCACGCATCATGATCGACGCGGGCGCGCCCGCGCTGCTGCGCACCATGCCGCCACCCGCCGAATCGGCGATCGCGTCCATGCGCCGTACCGCGGCGGCATTGGGTGTGCAGTGGCCGGAGGAGCAGTCGGTCGGGCAGATGCTGGCCGGGCTGGACCCGAACACCCCCGCCGCGCTCGTCCTGATGTCGGAGGCGACGAGCCTGCTGCGCGGCGCGTCCTACACCGTGCTGGCCGGGGACACCGCGTCGGTCACCCCGGAAAGCTTGCAGCACAGCGCGATCCGCGCGCCGTACGCCCATGTCACCGCGCCGCTACGCAGGCTGACCGACCGGTTCAGCACCGAGATCTGTCTGGCCCGCTGCGCGGGAACCGAAGTGCCGCAATGGGTTACCGAGGGGCTGGCGGCCACCGCCGACACCATGCGGCGCAGCGACGCGATCGCGGGCAAGGTGGAACGGGCCTGCATCGACCTCACCGAGTCGACCCTGCTCGCGGAGCGGGCGGGCAGCGAGTTCGATGCGGTGGTGGTGCGCGAAGCCAACAGCAACCGCCCCGCGGAGATCTTCGTCGCCGACCCGCCGGTTCTCGGCCCGTGCGCGGGCGAACCACCGGAAGGCGCGACCGTCCGGGTCCGCCTGCTCTCAGCCGACCCGGCCACTCGCAAGATCAACTTCGCCTATCCGGTGTAA
- the pip gene encoding prolyl aminopeptidase codes for MGDAPRRTLYPEIEPYDTGKLDVGDGQSVYWEVSGNPDGKPVVFLHGGPGGGTSPYHRQFFDPAAYRIVLLDQRGCGRSTPHLAEGASLATNTTQHLIADIEALRAHLGVERWQVFGGSWGSTLALAYAETHPDRVTELVLRGIFLLRRKEIDWYYNGPAGCVYPDEWEKFLAPVPEAERGADLVEVYHRLLHSPDEEVALAAAIAWSTWEGATSTLLPQPDRVAETAEPRFALAFARIENHYFRNGGFLDEGQLLRDIGTISHIPTVIVQGRHDIVCPAVSAWDLHKALPGSELHIVDDAGHAANEPGITHHLVEATDRFAKAG; via the coding sequence ATGGGCGACGCACCGCGGCGGACGCTGTACCCCGAGATCGAGCCCTACGACACCGGCAAGCTCGACGTCGGTGACGGCCAGTCGGTGTACTGGGAGGTCAGTGGCAACCCCGACGGTAAACCGGTGGTGTTCCTGCACGGCGGCCCCGGCGGCGGCACCTCGCCGTACCACCGGCAGTTCTTCGACCCGGCGGCCTACCGGATCGTGTTGCTCGATCAGCGCGGCTGCGGACGTTCCACGCCACACCTGGCCGAGGGCGCGAGCCTGGCGACCAACACCACCCAGCACCTGATCGCCGACATCGAGGCGCTGCGTGCGCATCTCGGCGTCGAGCGCTGGCAGGTGTTCGGCGGCTCGTGGGGTTCCACCCTCGCGCTCGCCTATGCCGAGACGCACCCGGACCGGGTGACCGAGCTGGTGCTGCGCGGCATCTTCCTGTTGCGCCGCAAGGAAATCGACTGGTATTACAACGGCCCCGCGGGCTGCGTGTACCCCGACGAGTGGGAGAAGTTCCTCGCGCCGGTGCCGGAAGCCGAGCGTGGTGCGGATCTGGTCGAGGTCTATCACCGGTTGCTGCACTCCCCCGACGAAGAGGTCGCGCTCGCGGCCGCCATCGCCTGGTCCACCTGGGAGGGAGCGACCAGTACCCTGCTGCCGCAACCGGATCGGGTCGCCGAGACCGCCGAACCGCGGTTCGCGCTCGCGTTCGCGCGGATCGAGAACCACTACTTCCGCAACGGCGGCTTCCTCGACGAAGGCCAGCTACTGCGCGACATCGGCACCATCTCGCACATCCCGACGGTGATCGTCCAGGGCCGCCACGACATCGTCTGCCCCGCGGTGAGCGCCTGGGATCTGCACAAAGCGCTGCCGGGCTCGGAATTGCACATCGTGGACGACGCCGGGCACGCGGCCAACGAACCGGGCATCACCCATCATCTGGTCGAAGCCACCGACCGATTCGCGAAGGCGGGTTAA
- the panB gene encoding 3-methyl-2-oxobutanoate hydroxymethyltransferase translates to MSVSDSETPAYGAAPTQPKKARKTRVHHLQQMKADGERWAMLTAYDYSSARLFEEAGIPVLLVGDSAANVVYGYDTTVPITVEELVPLVRGVVRGAPHALVVADLPFGTYESSPQQALATATRFMKEGQAHAVKLEGGERVAEQIAMITSAGIPVMAHIGFTPQSVNTLGGFRVQGRGDGAEQLIADAIAVQEAGAFSVVMEMVPAELAAQVTRKLTIPTVGIGAGAETDAQVLVWQDMAGYTSGKTAKFVKRFGNVGDELRTAAAAYAEEVRRGTYPGPEHSF, encoded by the coding sequence ATGTCCGTATCCGATTCGGAAACCCCTGCCTACGGTGCGGCACCCACCCAGCCCAAGAAGGCGCGCAAGACCAGGGTGCACCATCTGCAGCAGATGAAGGCCGACGGCGAGCGCTGGGCCATGCTCACCGCTTACGACTATTCCTCGGCCCGGCTGTTCGAAGAAGCAGGCATTCCGGTGCTGCTGGTCGGCGATTCCGCGGCCAACGTGGTCTACGGCTACGACACCACCGTGCCGATCACCGTCGAAGAACTCGTCCCGCTGGTGCGCGGCGTTGTGCGCGGCGCACCGCACGCGCTGGTGGTGGCCGATCTGCCGTTCGGCACCTACGAGTCCTCGCCACAGCAGGCACTGGCCACCGCGACCCGGTTCATGAAGGAAGGCCAGGCCCACGCGGTGAAGCTGGAAGGCGGCGAGCGGGTCGCCGAGCAGATCGCCATGATCACCTCGGCGGGCATTCCGGTGATGGCGCACATCGGTTTCACCCCGCAGAGCGTCAATACCTTGGGCGGGTTCCGCGTGCAGGGCCGCGGCGACGGCGCCGAGCAGCTCATCGCCGACGCGATCGCGGTGCAGGAAGCGGGTGCGTTCTCGGTAGTCATGGAGATGGTGCCCGCCGAGCTGGCCGCCCAGGTCACCCGCAAGCTGACCATTCCGACCGTCGGCATCGGCGCGGGCGCGGAAACCGATGCGCAGGTGCTGGTTTGGCAGGACATGGCGGGTTACACCAGCGGCAAGACCGCCAAGTTCGTCAAGCGGTTCGGCAATGTCGGTGACGAACTGCGCACCGCCGCGGCCGCTTACGCCGAAGAAGTGCGCCGGGGCACCTACCCGGGTCCCGAGCACAGCTTCTAG
- a CDS encoding CHAD domain-containing protein, which yields MTATAGEAIVEALRDNVDRLLAAEPEVRADEPDSVHQMRVATRRLRSVLRSYRGLFDRARAKAMGDELKWLAGVLGVARDAEVRAERFEALLAEHGEQSDHSAEEIKAVTARLVTAEHDRYSAAHADVLLAVDSVRYRELRDELTKWRTDPPLRSSRAKVPAADFFGVVLERDRERVEELIEQETTVTPADRVELLHDIRKSAKRLRYSCEAAEPVLGEDAGERGSRAKRLQTVLGDHRDAVESQHAIYGTAADAGAAGEETALYRVLAGAEDAAARKALTRYPEAAAAVTAD from the coding sequence ATGACGGCCACAGCGGGCGAGGCGATTGTCGAGGCACTGCGCGACAATGTGGACCGGCTGCTGGCCGCCGAACCCGAGGTGCGCGCCGACGAACCCGATTCGGTGCATCAGATGCGGGTGGCGACGCGCAGGCTGCGCAGCGTGCTGCGGTCCTATCGCGGGCTGTTCGACCGCGCGCGGGCCAAGGCGATGGGCGATGAGCTCAAGTGGCTGGCCGGTGTCCTCGGCGTCGCCCGCGATGCCGAGGTGCGCGCCGAAAGGTTCGAGGCGCTGCTCGCCGAACACGGCGAGCAGTCGGATCATTCGGCCGAGGAAATCAAAGCGGTGACCGCCCGGCTGGTCACGGCCGAACACGACCGGTACTCCGCCGCCCACGCCGACGTACTGCTGGCGGTAGACAGCGTGCGCTACCGCGAGCTGCGCGACGAACTCACCAAGTGGCGCACCGATCCGCCCCTGCGTTCCTCGCGGGCCAAGGTACCGGCGGCGGACTTCTTCGGCGTAGTACTGGAACGCGACCGCGAACGCGTCGAAGAGCTCATCGAGCAGGAAACCACCGTGACCCCGGCCGACCGGGTGGAGCTGCTGCACGATATCCGCAAGAGCGCCAAGCGATTACGGTATTCATGTGAAGCCGCCGAACCGGTCCTCGGCGAAGACGCAGGCGAACGCGGCAGCCGGGCGAAACGCTTACAAACCGTCCTTGGCGATCATCGCGACGCCGTCGAATCCCAACACGCCATCTACGGCACCGCCGCGGACGCGGGCGCCGCGGGCGAGGAAACCGCCCTCTATCGAGTACTCGCCGGCGCCGAAGACGCGGCCGCCCGCAAGGCGCTCACCCGCTACCCCGAGGCGGCCGCGGCCGTAACCGCCGACTAA